The following proteins are encoded in a genomic region of Triticum dicoccoides isolate Atlit2015 ecotype Zavitan chromosome 1B, WEW_v2.0, whole genome shotgun sequence:
- the LOC119316064 gene encoding tricin synthase 1-like: protein MAASGSDVSASYNIKHLLKSDALYKYILDTTVFPREPECMRDLRLITDKHHSGIMQSTPEEAQLLQLLIKIAGARNTIEVGVFTGYSLLATALALPEDAKVVAIDVNQKDFELGLPFIQKAGVAHKVDFREGKAVDRLDELLAADPVAQYDFAFVDADKQNYGRYHEQLMRLVRVGGTIVYDNTLWGGTVAGVAVPSLDVLPSVVVDGVLASISEFLKGFNTELAADPRVDVCQIAVGDGLTICRRLV from the exons ATGGCGGCGAGTGGCAGCGACGTCAGTGCGAGTTACAATATCAAGCATCTGCTCAAGAGCGACGCCCTGTACAAGTACATCCTGGATACCACGGTGTTCCCCCGAGAGCCGGAGTGCATGCGCGACCTGCGCCTCATCACCGACAAGCACCACag TGGCATCATGCAGTCAACGCCGGAGGAGgcccagctgctgcaactgctgatCAAGATAGCGGGGGCCAGGAACACGATCGAGGTCGGCGTGTTCACGGGCTACTCGCTCCTCGCCACCGCGCTGGCGCTGCCGGAGGACGCTAAGGTGGTGGCCATCGACGTCAACCAGAAAGACTTCGAGCTCGGCCTGCCCTTCATCCAGAAGGCTGGCGTGGCGCACAAGGTGGACTTCCGCGAGGGCAAGGCGGTCGACCGCCTCGAcgagctcctcgccgccgaccccgtgGCTCAGTACGACTTCGCGTTTGTGGATGCCGACAAGCAGAACTACGGGCGGTACCATGAGCAGCTGATGCGGCTGGTCCGCGTCGGCGGCACCATCGTCTACGACAACACGCTCTGGGGCGGCACGGTGGCTGGCGTCGCCGTGCCTTCGTTAGACGTCCTGCCCAGCGTTGTTGTGGACGGTGTCCTCGCGTCCATCTCCGAGTTCCTCAAGGGTTTCAACACCGAGCTCGCCGCTGACCCACGCGTCGACGTCTGCCAGATCGCGGTGGGAGACGGCCTCACTATCTGCCGCCGCCTCGTCTGA